In Maridesulfovibrio frigidus DSM 17176, a genomic segment contains:
- a CDS encoding alpha-hydroxy-acid oxidizing protein: MKSVRENAKELMKGFCKVCPVCNGKACAGEVPGMGGLGTASSFKNNVKALADIKLNMRTIHDFCEPDTSVNIMGMKLDIPVLAAPIGGVSFNMGGKIEEADYISAKLKACTAKGIIGCTGDGVPEFIYQSGFNAIEEVGGHGIPFIKPWEEAELHMKLEKADRTGAKIIGMDIDAAGLITLRKMGRPVSPKPISKLRDIIESVDADFILKGIMTPDEAKMAIDAGAKGIVVSNHGGRVLDSCPGTAEVLQAISEAVAGQCCIMVDGGVRTGIDVLKMLALGADAVMIGRPFSIATMGGLQEGAEKYIDQLKSEFTQAMVLTGTEKADSVAPTALYF; encoded by the coding sequence ATGAAATCAGTTCGCGAAAACGCTAAAGAATTAATGAAAGGCTTCTGTAAGGTTTGTCCCGTATGCAACGGTAAAGCCTGTGCAGGCGAAGTCCCCGGAATGGGCGGATTAGGTACAGCTTCCAGCTTTAAAAACAATGTTAAAGCTCTTGCAGACATAAAGCTGAACATGCGCACCATCCACGATTTCTGTGAACCGGATACCAGCGTAAATATCATGGGCATGAAGCTTGATATCCCCGTACTTGCCGCTCCCATTGGCGGAGTCTCCTTTAATATGGGCGGAAAAATAGAGGAAGCGGATTACATTTCTGCAAAACTCAAAGCTTGCACCGCGAAAGGAATCATCGGTTGTACCGGAGATGGCGTTCCAGAATTCATCTATCAGAGCGGATTTAACGCAATTGAAGAAGTGGGCGGACATGGCATTCCTTTTATTAAACCCTGGGAAGAAGCTGAACTTCATATGAAACTTGAAAAAGCTGATCGAACAGGTGCTAAAATCATCGGAATGGACATCGATGCGGCTGGTCTTATCACCCTTAGAAAAATGGGCAGACCTGTTTCTCCCAAGCCGATTAGTAAATTGCGCGACATAATTGAGTCAGTTGATGCCGACTTCATATTGAAAGGAATAATGACCCCAGATGAAGCAAAGATGGCTATTGATGCCGGTGCTAAGGGTATTGTTGTTTCAAACCATGGCGGACGTGTTCTTGATTCATGTCCTGGAACTGCGGAAGTATTGCAAGCTATATCTGAAGCTGTTGCAGGCCAGTGCTGCATTATGGTGGATGGCGGTGTTAGAACCGGTATTGACGTTCTTAAAATGCTCGCTCTGGGCGCAGATGCAGTCATGATCGGACGCCCTTTCTCCATCGCGACCATGGGTGGATTGCAAGAAGGCGCAGAGAAATACATCGATCAATTGAAGTCTGAATTCACTCAGGCAATGGTCCTTACTGGCACAGAAAAAGCTGATTCAGTCGCTCCAACAGCACTTTATTTCTAA
- a CDS encoding adenylosuccinate synthase, with protein sequence MSNTVIVGTQWGDEGKGKIVDMLAQQAGAIVRFQGGNNAGHTLVVAGEQCILHLIPSGVLHPGKKCLIGNGVVLDPEVFLKEIDGLDAKGIDVSPERMTISKKAQIIMSYHRMMDNCRESVKSDDSKIGTTGRGIGPCYEDKMNRVGIRAADLADPELLRTKIVDALQEKNVLFKNLFNVEPLDPEEVYQHILPVAERIKPFLGDVSSVIQDVNKDGGMVLFEGAQGIQLDIDHGTYPFVTSSNTVAGNAAAGAGCGPRSLNRIIGILKAYTTRVGSGPFATELFDNVGETLQKNGHEFGATTGRKRRCGWLDMVIIRETARLCDLTEFALTKLDVLSGLDEIKICVAYKYRGEEVAYPPQEQNGMAHVEPVYESMPGWSEDITTARSYDDLPEAAQNYIARIEELSEVKVAIVSVGPDRAETIVR encoded by the coding sequence ATGTCGAATACGGTAATAGTTGGAACCCAATGGGGCGATGAAGGCAAAGGTAAAATTGTGGACATGCTTGCACAGCAGGCAGGCGCAATTGTTCGTTTTCAGGGTGGAAACAATGCGGGTCATACTCTCGTAGTTGCTGGCGAACAGTGTATCCTTCATCTTATCCCTTCCGGCGTTCTTCATCCCGGTAAGAAGTGTCTCATTGGGAACGGAGTTGTTTTAGACCCCGAAGTTTTCCTTAAAGAGATCGACGGTCTCGACGCTAAGGGCATTGATGTCTCACCTGAGCGCATGACAATCAGTAAAAAAGCACAGATTATCATGTCCTACCACAGAATGATGGACAACTGCAGAGAGTCTGTCAAATCTGATGATAGCAAAATCGGCACAACTGGTCGCGGAATCGGTCCTTGTTACGAGGACAAAATGAATCGTGTCGGTATTCGCGCTGCGGATTTAGCTGATCCTGAACTTCTTCGTACTAAAATCGTTGATGCTCTTCAGGAAAAAAATGTTTTATTTAAAAATCTTTTCAATGTTGAACCTCTTGATCCAGAAGAAGTTTATCAGCATATACTTCCTGTTGCAGAGAGAATTAAGCCTTTCCTTGGCGATGTTTCTTCAGTCATTCAGGACGTCAACAAAGACGGCGGAATGGTTCTTTTCGAAGGAGCGCAGGGAATTCAGCTTGATATCGATCACGGAACCTACCCGTTCGTAACATCATCTAATACTGTTGCAGGTAACGCTGCTGCTGGTGCTGGTTGTGGACCTCGTAGTCTGAACCGTATCATCGGAATTCTTAAAGCGTACACCACGAGAGTTGGTAGTGGACCTTTCGCTACTGAGCTTTTCGACAACGTTGGTGAAACTTTACAGAAGAACGGCCATGAGTTCGGCGCAACTACAGGCAGAAAACGCCGTTGCGGATGGCTCGATATGGTCATCATCCGTGAAACTGCTCGTCTTTGTGATCTCACTGAATTTGCTCTCACCAAGCTTGATGTTTTATCCGGCCTTGATGAAATTAAAATTTGTGTAGCTTACAAATATCGCGGCGAAGAAGTGGCTTATCCTCCGCAGGAACAGAACGGAATGGCTCACGTAGAGCCTGTATATGAATCCATGCCGGGCTGGTCCGAAGACATCACAACTGCACGCAGTTACGACGATCTTCCAGAGGCTGCTCAGAATTACATCGCACGCATCGAAGAATTGTCCGAAGTTAAAGTCGCTATCGTTTCCGTTGGTCCCGATAGAGCTGAGACAATAGTAAGATAA
- the mgtA gene encoding magnesium-translocating P-type ATPase yields MGLFSDNFWSKSSDSVLVDLKSSIAGLDQDEAEARLKEFGPNTLKKEAHHSLLYLFIEQFKSPIIIILICAAILSVALGDSSDAIIIMVIILASGLLGFWQEKGAAGAVESLLETVETKADVMRGGISIQVPVDEIVPGDIIKLHAGKGIPGDCRILESRDLFVNEAALTGETFPVEKDAVPRALDAPLAARSNSLFMGTHVMSGKGKAVVVSTALGTEFGKISKRLKLRPAETEFERGIRKFGYLLMEVTFVLVVIIFAVNVYFHKPILDSLLFSLALAVGLTPQLLPVIISVNLANGAKRMAQHKVIVRRLSSIENFGSMNVLCSDKTGTLTDGTVRLKGAYDIHGEESEAILKYAYLNSYFETGFISPIDEAIRSMESFDVSEYTKTDEVPYDFIRKRLSVLVKKGGDTKSVMVTKGALSNILDSCTRAVTYSGKVVDIEDVVDTVQAKFEEFSSQGFRVLGVSKREFPFGAEVNKDDEVDMTFIGFLSFWDPPKEGIAKTIAKLNSMGVSLKVITGDNRHIAAKVASEIGLKDPVILTGSDINIMRDEALVQRVRSVNIFAEIEPNQKEDIVLALKKAGEVVGYMGDGINDASALRAADVGISVDSAVDVAKETADIVLLEKDLGVLEHGIIEGRKTFANTLKYVFMATSANFGNMFSMAGASLFLPFLPLLPKQVLLTNLFTDLPEMTIATDNVDQINIDKPRRWDIGFIKKFMIVFGIVSSVFDFMTFGVLLYILDASPEEFRTGWFLESIVSATMIVLVIRTRLPFYKSKPGKHLVYATLAVIAMVHVLPYSPIAPLLGFKPLPLSFLVAMWVIVGLYVVGAEYAKKLFYKHVGG; encoded by the coding sequence ATGGGTTTATTTAGCGATAATTTCTGGAGCAAGAGTTCTGATTCGGTCTTGGTTGATTTAAAGTCGAGTATTGCTGGCCTTGATCAGGATGAAGCAGAGGCTCGGCTTAAAGAGTTTGGACCTAATACTCTTAAGAAAGAAGCTCATCACAGCTTGCTATATTTATTTATTGAACAGTTCAAAAGTCCCATCATAATCATACTTATTTGTGCCGCAATTCTTTCCGTTGCCCTTGGTGATAGTTCAGATGCCATCATCATAATGGTGATAATTTTAGCTAGTGGATTGCTTGGATTCTGGCAGGAAAAAGGAGCCGCTGGCGCTGTTGAATCACTGCTTGAGACAGTTGAGACCAAGGCAGATGTAATGCGTGGTGGGATTAGTATTCAAGTTCCCGTTGATGAAATCGTCCCTGGAGATATAATTAAACTTCACGCCGGAAAGGGCATTCCGGGTGATTGCCGAATACTCGAATCGCGAGATTTATTTGTTAACGAAGCCGCGCTCACGGGCGAAACTTTTCCCGTAGAAAAAGATGCAGTCCCTCGTGCGCTAGATGCTCCACTTGCCGCAAGATCAAATAGTCTTTTCATGGGCACTCACGTCATGAGTGGAAAGGGTAAAGCTGTTGTTGTCTCAACTGCTCTTGGGACTGAGTTTGGTAAAATTTCAAAACGATTGAAACTTCGTCCAGCGGAAACTGAATTTGAACGTGGAATTAGAAAATTCGGTTACCTTCTGATGGAAGTCACGTTTGTTCTGGTTGTTATAATTTTTGCGGTAAACGTCTATTTTCATAAACCAATCCTTGATTCACTTTTGTTCTCATTGGCCCTTGCAGTGGGACTTACTCCACAGCTTCTCCCTGTAATAATCAGTGTTAATCTCGCGAATGGTGCAAAACGTATGGCGCAGCATAAGGTTATAGTGCGCCGGCTTTCATCTATAGAAAATTTTGGAAGCATGAATGTTTTATGCTCGGATAAAACGGGTACTCTTACCGATGGTACGGTTAGGCTTAAAGGTGCATACGATATTCATGGCGAAGAGAGTGAAGCGATTCTCAAATATGCTTATCTCAATTCATATTTTGAAACTGGTTTTATAAGTCCGATTGATGAAGCTATCCGGTCCATGGAATCGTTTGATGTTTCTGAATATACGAAAACAGACGAAGTTCCGTATGATTTTATCCGTAAAAGATTGAGTGTCCTTGTTAAAAAAGGGGGCGATACTAAGTCTGTCATGGTTACGAAAGGGGCCTTAAGTAATATCTTAGATTCATGCACCAGAGCTGTGACTTATAGCGGAAAAGTGGTGGATATTGAGGATGTTGTTGATACCGTTCAAGCCAAGTTTGAGGAGTTCAGCTCGCAAGGTTTTCGGGTTCTTGGGGTGTCGAAGCGTGAATTCCCATTTGGTGCTGAAGTGAATAAAGATGATGAAGTCGATATGACTTTCATTGGCTTTCTATCATTCTGGGACCCTCCGAAAGAGGGCATTGCTAAGACCATTGCCAAGCTGAATAGCATGGGAGTCTCGCTAAAAGTTATCACTGGAGATAATAGGCATATTGCTGCGAAGGTTGCCTCGGAAATAGGTTTAAAAGATCCAGTGATTTTGACTGGTTCAGATATAAATATTATGCGCGATGAAGCTCTGGTTCAGCGCGTGCGCTCGGTCAATATTTTTGCAGAAATAGAACCTAACCAAAAAGAAGACATTGTGCTTGCGCTCAAAAAGGCGGGCGAGGTCGTCGGCTATATGGGAGATGGAATTAATGATGCTTCCGCACTCAGAGCTGCCGATGTTGGGATTTCAGTCGATAGCGCCGTGGATGTTGCAAAGGAAACAGCAGATATTGTGCTGCTTGAAAAAGATTTAGGCGTGCTCGAGCATGGAATAATAGAAGGGCGCAAAACCTTTGCGAACACTCTTAAATATGTGTTCATGGCAACCAGTGCTAATTTCGGAAATATGTTCTCTATGGCAGGAGCTAGCTTGTTTCTGCCATTCTTGCCGTTATTGCCGAAGCAGGTTTTGCTTACCAATTTATTTACCGATTTGCCTGAGATGACCATTGCCACTGACAATGTGGATCAAATCAATATTGATAAGCCGCGCCGCTGGGATATCGGGTTTATCAAAAAGTTCATGATCGTTTTTGGTATAGTCAGTTCAGTCTTTGATTTCATGACCTTTGGCGTTCTTCTCTATATTTTAGATGCTTCACCGGAAGAGTTCAGGACGGGCTGGTTTCTGGAATCGATTGTATCAGCGACAATGATTGTACTTGTTATCCGCACCAGACTTCCATTTTATAAGAGTAAGCCTGGCAAGCATCTCGTGTATGCGACTCTTGCTGTAATCGCGATGGTGCACGTGCTTCCATATAGTCCAATTGCGCCACTCCTAGGCTTCAAGCCATTGCCGCTAAGCTTTTTGGTAGCTATGTGGGTAATCGTAGGTCTGTACGTAGTTGGGGCTGAGTATGCAAAGAAGCTGTTCTATAAGCATGTTGGTGGATAG
- a CDS encoding DNA polymerase III subunit delta': MFTGIKETASRQTIVLPRLAKLALQPPQCLLIEGGTAEDRLDMSRYWACLLNCEGENTPCGSCQSCLQIADNAFNDFLLIDRIDEDGVEKQDIPVDNVRKYLSVWGQPPHGRGTRVTVVEEAQHLNLNSGNALLKTLEEPRPGNVFVLTAPQRERLLGTLVSRSWVITLAWPTEVNNSPEVAEWVSGMLTFWRSGQGWFARTSAKGALTKEQALKVVIGCQRELRNSLMNPEMTPAASAMSGLFDPKGLRRLDLVLGKAQDSLNYNVNPALVLDWVCTAAMPRKRR, from the coding sequence ATGTTTACAGGCATAAAAGAGACTGCATCACGGCAGACAATAGTTCTGCCCCGATTAGCCAAATTGGCTTTGCAGCCTCCGCAGTGCCTGCTAATTGAAGGTGGAACCGCCGAAGACCGGCTGGACATGTCCCGTTACTGGGCTTGTCTGCTCAATTGCGAAGGTGAGAATACTCCCTGCGGCAGTTGTCAGTCCTGTCTTCAAATCGCCGATAACGCCTTCAATGATTTCCTATTGATTGACCGCATCGACGAAGATGGTGTCGAGAAACAGGATATTCCCGTAGATAATGTTCGCAAGTATCTCTCGGTCTGGGGCCAACCGCCCCATGGCCGAGGTACTCGCGTTACTGTTGTTGAGGAAGCACAGCACCTCAACCTTAATTCCGGCAACGCCCTCCTAAAGACTCTCGAAGAACCACGTCCCGGAAATGTATTTGTTCTCACAGCACCGCAACGCGAAAGACTCCTCGGAACTTTAGTGTCGCGAAGCTGGGTAATAACTCTTGCGTGGCCCACAGAGGTTAATAACAGCCCCGAAGTAGCTGAGTGGGTAAGTGGTATGCTTACTTTCTGGCGATCAGGGCAGGGCTGGTTTGCACGAACTTCTGCAAAGGGAGCTCTTACCAAGGAGCAGGCGTTGAAAGTCGTCATAGGCTGTCAGAGAGAGCTTCGTAATTCTTTGATGAATCCTGAAATGACTCCAGCAGCAAGCGCAATGTCCGGCCTTTTCGATCCCAAAGGACTGCGCAGGCTCGATCTCGTTCTAGGCAAAGCGCAAGATTCACTAAATTACAACGTAAACCCAGCCCTCGTACTCGACTGGGTTTGCACCGCCGCCATGCCCCGCAAACGAAGATAA
- a CDS encoding sulfite exporter TauE/SafE family protein: MITTLFIFVILGAFAGVLAGLLGIGGGLVIVPILYFALPPLGVTEGQLMHVALGTSLATIIFTSISSMRAHNKRGAIRWDIFKTITPGILIGTFLGSCFASYLNTTVLKIIFIVFLYYVASQMLLGLKPKASRDIPKKWGMFGAGNIIGGMSSLVGIGGGTLTVPFLTMCNIQIHTAIGTAAAIGLPIALAGTAGFVWTGIGDQGLPEWTIGYVYLPALIGIVSTSMLTAPFGAKLAHSLPVAKLKMIFAILLFIVASKMLISLF; the protein is encoded by the coding sequence GTGATTACGACCTTATTTATTTTTGTAATACTTGGTGCATTTGCCGGAGTTCTTGCAGGGCTTCTGGGTATTGGTGGCGGGCTTGTGATTGTCCCGATTCTTTATTTCGCACTTCCTCCTCTAGGAGTTACTGAGGGCCAGCTGATGCATGTTGCACTGGGAACTTCTCTTGCAACCATTATTTTCACCTCGATTTCCAGCATGCGTGCTCATAACAAAAGAGGCGCTATTCGTTGGGATATTTTTAAGACCATCACACCGGGTATTTTGATTGGTACATTTTTGGGGTCTTGTTTCGCATCCTACTTAAATACAACTGTCCTGAAAATAATCTTCATCGTGTTCCTTTACTATGTAGCATCTCAGATGCTTCTGGGCCTTAAGCCAAAAGCTTCGCGCGATATTCCTAAAAAATGGGGAATGTTCGGAGCCGGTAACATTATCGGGGGTATGTCCAGCCTTGTAGGTATTGGTGGGGGAACACTTACTGTTCCATTCCTGACCATGTGTAACATTCAAATTCACACAGCTATCGGTACTGCAGCGGCAATCGGATTGCCCATTGCTTTAGCCGGAACAGCAGGTTTTGTTTGGACAGGGATAGGCGATCAAGGACTACCTGAATGGACAATCGGTTACGTATACTTGCCAGCCCTTATTGGTATTGTGTCCACAAGCATGCTTACGGCCCCGTTCGGTGCAAAACTTGCTCACAGCCTGCCTGTTGCTAAACTTAAAATGATTTTTGCAATTCTACTTTTCATTGTGGCAAGTAAAATGCTGATCAGCCTTTTTTAA
- a CDS encoding MltF family protein has protein sequence MNIERNFPKLSPWGPGFDREILDEFSNYSNIELEITPYPTHKEAFEALLKGRADLLLASGYNPSIFKPSIPIKAGPVYEKSPALILHNIRRFELRTPFELCDQTIFAPKHSGLQKIFDDLSGYLVCKPTLITSSNATHLAPLLKLNDDKNFRFHLVEAGAFKPLQPFLHRLRVTDNFGDDLEYRWYWRDDIRGLSETSEDFWNQITTNGTIEDKREMYFGFIPDETDFYELYSLRKDIREKLPFYRKYILKAAKKYNIDPLLLAAVMYQESRFDPLARSKTGVRGLMQLTEDTAQLMGISSRLDPEQSITGGAKYLRFLWNKLGSRDVDGWNRWLFTLAAYNQGLGHVYDAIDISDYLGKAPDTWRSLKQIFPLLTMPKYHSQTRYGYTRGYEGVDYVESIRYYYYTMKGLAILPGREAKYLTPFLVVPAP, from the coding sequence GTGAACATTGAAAGAAATTTCCCGAAACTTTCTCCATGGGGTCCAGGATTTGACCGCGAAATATTAGATGAATTCAGCAATTATAGCAACATAGAACTAGAAATAACTCCATATCCGACCCATAAAGAAGCCTTCGAAGCTCTTTTGAAAGGCCGCGCCGACTTGCTGCTAGCAAGCGGTTATAACCCTAGTATATTCAAACCATCTATCCCTATAAAAGCTGGGCCCGTTTACGAAAAAAGCCCTGCACTTATTCTGCATAATATCCGTAGATTTGAACTTAGAACTCCATTTGAGCTATGCGACCAGACTATTTTTGCGCCTAAACATTCAGGACTTCAAAAGATATTTGATGACCTGTCGGGCTATCTTGTCTGCAAACCGACGCTTATTACCAGCAGCAACGCGACCCATCTGGCTCCGCTTCTTAAGCTAAATGATGATAAAAATTTCAGGTTCCACCTCGTTGAGGCCGGAGCATTTAAACCTCTTCAACCTTTTTTACATCGACTTCGAGTAACAGATAACTTTGGCGACGATCTTGAATATCGCTGGTACTGGCGTGATGACATTCGCGGATTGTCCGAAACTAGCGAAGATTTCTGGAACCAGATCACGACCAACGGAACAATTGAAGATAAACGCGAAATGTATTTTGGTTTTATTCCAGATGAAACAGACTTCTACGAACTATACTCTCTGCGTAAAGATATAAGAGAAAAACTTCCATTTTATCGCAAATATATTCTTAAAGCGGCAAAAAAATATAATATTGACCCACTGCTCCTAGCAGCTGTCATGTATCAAGAGTCGCGATTTGATCCGCTGGCCCGGAGTAAAACCGGAGTCAGAGGATTAATGCAATTAACCGAAGACACGGCCCAACTCATGGGCATCTCCAGCAGGCTTGACCCCGAACAGTCTATAACTGGCGGGGCCAAGTACTTAAGATTTTTATGGAATAAATTAGGTAGCCGTGATGTTGATGGCTGGAACCGCTGGCTATTCACTCTTGCGGCCTACAATCAAGGGCTAGGTCACGTCTACGATGCAATAGATATTTCTGATTACCTAGGAAAAGCACCCGACACGTGGAGATCTTTAAAACAGATCTTTCCTTTACTGACCATGCCCAAATATCATTCACAGACCCGCTATGGGTACACTCGTGGATATGAAGGTGTCGATTACGTAGAAAGCATTCGCTACTACTATTATACAATGAAAGGGTTAGCTATCCTTCCGGGACGTGAAGCTAAGTACCTTACGCCTTTTCTTGTCGTCCCCGCCCCCTGA
- a CDS encoding IMP cyclohydrolase has translation MSDLKKMYNTLSQDPFPADMTVRLGEQELTFKKRTWDIEGETKGLRYGENPDQPAALYELVAGGLEFDGVKFRGEGQGLVSALTEENMLQAGKHPGKTNLTDVDNALNILQYLSAKPAAIILKHNNPCGAAWSEEGVGKALENAFQADRIAAFGGAIIVNRPLTMEAVEVIDNAYFEVVAAPAFEEGTLEVLKKRKNLRILQIPGIMNLDKLIGQPFLDIKSLMDGGMVIQFSFRNKILSADDFIPASAEKDGTSYTARTPTKKEADDLLFAWAVEAGVTSNSVIFVRNGVTTAIGTGEQDRVGCVELAVTKARTKYADLLAFEEFKMSIFELKLKAMKDKEAAASLAIIEEKAIRAKGGLIGSVLVSDGFFPFRDGVDICMATGITAIAQPGGSIRDNEIIQAVNEASPQVAMVFTGQRSFKH, from the coding sequence ATGAGCGATCTCAAAAAAATGTACAATACTCTTTCTCAGGACCCCTTTCCTGCGGACATGACAGTCCGTTTAGGTGAGCAGGAATTAACTTTCAAAAAAAGAACCTGGGATATCGAAGGTGAAACCAAAGGACTTCGTTACGGCGAAAATCCTGATCAGCCCGCAGCTCTTTATGAACTAGTTGCTGGCGGACTCGAATTTGATGGTGTTAAATTTCGCGGAGAAGGTCAGGGACTTGTCTCAGCTTTAACCGAAGAAAACATGCTTCAGGCAGGCAAACACCCCGGTAAAACAAACCTTACCGACGTTGATAATGCGCTGAACATCCTACAATATCTTTCAGCTAAACCCGCAGCTATTATCCTTAAGCATAACAACCCTTGCGGCGCAGCATGGTCCGAAGAAGGCGTAGGCAAGGCTCTTGAAAACGCATTTCAGGCTGACCGCATCGCAGCTTTCGGCGGAGCTATTATTGTTAACCGTCCTTTGACAATGGAAGCTGTTGAAGTCATCGACAACGCATATTTCGAAGTTGTAGCAGCTCCTGCTTTCGAAGAAGGAACTCTGGAAGTTCTTAAGAAACGCAAAAACCTTCGAATTCTCCAGATCCCGGGAATCATGAATCTCGATAAACTTATCGGGCAGCCTTTCCTCGACATCAAGTCGCTCATGGACGGCGGCATGGTTATACAGTTTTCTTTCCGCAACAAAATCCTCAGCGCAGACGACTTCATTCCCGCTTCAGCTGAAAAAGACGGTACCAGCTACACAGCTCGTACCCCTACAAAAAAAGAAGCTGACGATCTCTTATTTGCATGGGCAGTTGAAGCAGGCGTAACTTCTAACTCAGTTATTTTCGTCCGCAACGGTGTAACCACCGCTATCGGAACTGGCGAACAGGACAGAGTTGGTTGTGTTGAACTTGCTGTGACTAAAGCGCGCACTAAGTATGCTGACCTTCTAGCATTTGAAGAATTCAAAATGTCTATTTTTGAACTCAAATTGAAAGCTATGAAAGATAAAGAAGCTGCAGCCAGCCTCGCTATTATTGAAGAAAAAGCTATTAGAGCCAAAGGCGGACTTATCGGGTCTGTTCTTGTTTCTGACGGTTTCTTCCCTTTCCGCGACGGCGTAGACATCTGCATGGCAACCGGCATTACTGCTATTGCTCAGCCCGGTGGTTCCATTAGAGATAATGAAATCATTCAGGCTGTGAACGAAGCTTCTCCGCAGGTTGCAATGGTCTTCACCGGACAGCGCTCCTTTAAGCATTAG